In the genome of Brachypodium distachyon strain Bd21 chromosome 3, Brachypodium_distachyon_v3.0, whole genome shotgun sequence, the window GAGATTCCATCTCTGCATGCTGCTGCTCTACTTTATCCTTAAGATTTGTGATAAGTGATCTAGAATTATCCATTTGTAGCTTAGTTGAGTCATTCTCACTTGTCAGAGAGGTCAGCTGTGCCTCCAGTTCAGATATGAACCTTGACAGCTCAATATTCTCATGTTCCAGCTTTGATACATGCAACTTTTGAGCTTCCATCTCTGCATACTGCTGTTCTACTTTATAATTAAGATTTATGACAAGTGATCCAGAATCATCCATTTGTAACTTAGTTGACTCATTTTCActtgtcaaagaagtcagttGTGCCTCCAGTTCAGATATAACCTTTGATAGCTCAATATTCTCATGTTCCAGCTTTGATAGATGCAACTTTTGAGCTTCCATCTCTGCTTGCTGCTGTTCTACTTTATCCTTAAGATTTGTGATGAGTGATCCAGAATCATCCATTTGTAACTTAGTTGACTCATTTTCACTCGTCAGAGAAGTAAGTTGTGCCTCGAGTTCAGATATCAACTTTGATAGCTCAATATTCTCATGTGCCAGCTTTGATACATGCAACTTTTGAGCTTCCATCTCTGCTTGCTGCTGTTCTACTTTATCCTTAATATTTGTGCTAAGTGATCCAGAATTATCCATTTGTAGTTTAGTTGGCTCATTTTCACTTGTCAGAGAAGTCAACTGTGCCTCCAGTTCAGATATCAACTTTGATAGCTCAATGTTCTCGTGCTCAAGCTTTGATACAAGCAATTTTTGAGCTTCCATCTCTGCTTGCTGCTGTTCTACTTGATCCTTAAGATTTGTGACAAGTGATCCAGAATCATCCAGTTGTTTACTTGACTCATTTTCACTCGTCAAAGAAGTCAGCCGTGCTTCCAGTTCAGATATCAACTTTGATAGCTCAATGTTCTCGTGCTCCAGCTTTGATACAAGCAATTTTTGAGCTTCCATCTCTGCTTGCTGCTGTTCTACTTGATCCTTAAGATTTGTGATAAGTGATCCAGAGTCATCCATTTCTTTATTTGACTCATTTTCACTTGTCATAGAAGTCAGCTGTGCCTCCAGTTCAGATATCAATTTTGATAGCTCAATGTTCTCATGCTCCAACTTTGATGCGTGCAATTTTTGAGCTTCCATCTCTGCTTGCTGCTGTTCTACTTTGTCCTTAAGATTTGTGATAAGTGATCTAGAATCATCCATTTGTAACTTAGTTGACTCATTTTCATTTGTCAGAGAAGTTAGCTGCGCCTCCAGTTCAGATATGAAGTTTGCTAACTCAATATTCTCATCTTCCAACTTTGAGACATGCAACTTTTGAGCTTCCATCTCTGCTTGCTGTTGTTCTACTTTATCCTTAAGATTTGTGATAAGTGATCTAGAATCATCCATTTGTAGCTTAGTTGACTCAATTTCACTTGTCAGAGAAGTTAGTTGTGCCTCCATTTCAAATATGAACTCTGACAGCTCAACATTCTCATGTTCCAGCTTTGATACATGCAACTTTTGAGATCCCATCTCTGCTTGCTGTTGATCAACTTCATCCTTAAGATTTATGATGAGTGATCTATAATCATCCATTTGTAGCTTAGTTGACTCATTTTCACTTGTCAGAGAAGTCAGCTGTGCCTCCagttcagatatgaactcTGACAGCTCAATATTCTCATTTTCCAGCTTTGATACATGCGACTCTAGTCCGATTTTGGAGCTTTCAAGTTCACTAATCTTATTTTCAAGAACCTTATTGGCAGAAACATGGGAATCTAAACTGCTCGTAAGCACAATGAGATCTTCTCGCACCTCATCCAAGGATTTTAAAGTCATGCTACTTTCTTTAAGTGATGCTGCCAAACGTTCCTCCTCCAACTGATTCTTCTCCTTCTGGATATCAGAAATGATGTTCTCCATTTCTTTTGCAGAATGTAGCAAACCCTCAATCTCCTGTTCTTTCAGCAGAACACTATGCTTCATCAAATCTAAGTCAGTTTCAGTATCATCAGGTTCTCCACTTCCCAATTGGTCACGTCTTGCACTACCCGATTCCAGTCCCTCCAGCTCAGTGGCATGGAAAAGCTTTTCTCTCATCTCAGACAATTCAAGTGTTCTCTCTTTTAACTCCTCTTGGCTTTTCTGGAAATTCTCTTCTAGCCCATTGAACTCAGTCCTAAAATTCAGCAGATTCAGCTCAAGGTCAGCACATTTTCTCTCCAGGTCTTTTACATTAGATGTTGATCTCTCTACACTGGACATCTCCTCACTGTTAGAAATGCAGGGatcctctccttttcctacCCCATTTACTTCTTTCAACTTGTATATAAGCTTCAAATTTTCCTCAGTTAATTCAGAAAATTCATTCTCAAGCTCCTGTATTTTGACCTTCAAAAAATCATTCTCCTTTTCCAATTCAAGATAAATTGCATCAGGACGTGCACCATCGACTTTTTCTATATTGAGAATACGATCCAACTTCTCCCTCAAAAATGTGATTTCATCTTCTTTTAGTGACAGCATTCTAGCCAATTCTGCAGCTTCTTGAACTGTCAAATCACTTTTGGAGACCTCATGATCAACCACGTCGTTCATGTGGGGAACTTTTGACATTTCCACTCTCTGTATTTCTATTGTTTCCTCCAGTTCTTGAAGAATAGAAACAAGCTCTATGTTGGCCTCTTGGGTTTTGCTCAGTTGGGCTGTTAAGTTTGCATTTGATAGTTTCAGAAACTGCACCTCGTCTATAACTTCATTCTGGAGAACTATCGCACCCCCAGATTTTGGAGTTCCTGCGATAGTTTGATGTGCCGTTACCTCCCCCAGAGATGATTTCAGTTCTTCCATTTCTTGTCTTAAGGAATCCTGTTCAGAATATGAAGCAGAAAGTTCGAGCGCTATCTCAGCCTGTTGCTTGGGTTTGTCAGCACACTCATTCTTCACTGTCTCAGTTTCGATTTTAAAATTGCCAGAATGTCTCTCCAACATTTTTTTGCCGTCTTCAGTTGTTTCTTCGGCGGTGTCGAGGATACTTCTGGATGAATCATCACCATGATCTGCATAATCATGGCTGGCATAACTAGCAGAGTCTTGCCTCCCCATGAGAGATCCCTCATTTGAGTTGTCCCTAGGAGACGGAACTTCTCTGTTTGTGGTGCCATCTCCAGAATTAGAATTTTGATGAGACTCTGGTGCTGAGAAACTTGCATCCTGAAATCACATATGCAGtctgatttatttttatacatCATTCAATTTATCATAACGCTATAGTTTtaatgaaagaaaaataaacaccTGCAATTAgataatattaaaaaaaaacttgcaagATGCGTGTTAATCGAGGCCAAGGGCACGAAACAACggacttgaaaaaaaatcctccaTTCTTCACTTAGGACAGGTATTTACCAGTGGGTTAGAAAAGGAGCAGAAATACAAATGTTGATTCaatctttcatttcatttaAGTGGGGTCAGGGTGCACACTAACCATCAGGGTAGTACATGACAAAGAAGATCTTCAGAATCCACCTTTATCAGTATCAAACATAATATTAGTCAGAGCGAACATTTCTGACTAGAAATAATGAGATCCAAGAACAAGATAACTTATAGGCCAAGCCATCAATATGGAAGTGTTCTTTGAAAATGGAATAAAGTTATATATGTAAATTTGTAACTTGGTCAACGGTCATCCTTATGCACATTGGGCAGTGCCGAGTTTGTTTCAAAGATTTGAGAGCAGGCAGATTAAgcagaacaaagaaaaatgtctTCTACTTCAGCTAAAACTCGCTTCTCATCACTAGACACAACTTCTCAAGCATGAACATGAGGAATTCAAACTGTTGAAGATATTTCCATGAGGACCAACAGTAATGGGTCTCCCACAACAtaatattttcaaaaataatttagGCACAAAAGAGTCTTTAACAAGGGCATCATACCCCATTTCCAGCTTCATCTTGGTAAACACTTCCTAAATGAATTTCTGATAAAGATTGAGCACTCTTGTTCAACATACTGTTAGAGCCGTCTGACTTTATGCCCATATCATCTTCGGTTGGACTACAGTCATCAAGACGAAGAGATAGTTCGTCCCATAATCGCCCACTGCATATAATGCCAAGGTGACAAATAGAAAGAACAGCTCTATAAGCAGTCAAGACACAAGAAATAGTAAAAGTTTAGGCCATCAAGTAGGGGACCACCAAAGTCCAAAGACAAAAGATGCAAATATTTGCAACTACCAGAGTAACAACAGGAATTACGGACACGTCAACATCGCCGTAAGAATATGGTTCAGTTACCTTGGTTTAGACCTTGCACCAAGACAACGAATTTTAAGCTGCAAAATAAGAAACAGTGGATATCATCataaattttgacaacaattttgACCTAGAGAATTAGAGATAACTGGAAATTTCCTTAAACCACCATCCCGACAAGAGTCAAACCTGTGACCTCTTGTGTAACAAAAACATGTCAAAATCGTGCAGCTACCGCATGACAATATCGAAAGCCTTAGTATTTAGCattatccttttcttttatctgaCACATAGTTGTTGTTTGGTTGATTGCAAAAGACAAAATACCTCCCATACGTACAGAGAGATAATAAATTTGATACATAATTGATTTATGAGTTCCTCTGCTAACAGTTAAAATGATCAAATTATATGTGACCATTTTTCCTTCCTGGCTGTACAAAATGTGTACTGCTACTAATACTAGGTTATAAGCAGAGGGTGGCAGCCATAAACAGAAATATTATTAATAAAGCATCAGCACTTTGACAGGTATAAACGATGTAAGCAATTTCCAGACAAAGATACACATTTGTTGAATATGCACCAATCAACTGGCATAGGTTGCAGCTCAACAGAACAGCAAAGGTGTTTCAGGGAACTACCAACTACATGGTTCGGGTCAAAATAAGTATAAGTGTATAACTAGATGGACTAAAAGCGTGTAGGAAAGAGAGGATCATGAGTCATAAACCATCAGAATTCTTGTGGAGAAAATAGGTGTAGGTAATTGAAATCTACCTGTAAAACTGTGCCAGAATTGCACCTCTTCAACGGCAACGAGATAGCCGTCGAGTCTGATGAACTGAGATAGTTAGTCAAATTTAGGAAAACTTCCCCGAGAACAGCAGTTTTTGATGATCCCTGTAATGGGAGACGTATTTTCAGTAAAAAGAACAGTGAGTATAGTGCAGCAATGAAAATTTGATAGGAAGTAACTGAGAAAATATTCATGCTAGCAATAGCCATACCATGGAAACAACGATCTTGCACTGACGCTCGTGAAATTCTTTCGACACTTCATCTTGAGAAAACCACATTGGTACCAGGATGGATTTAGGCCATTGACAGATCCCATTAAGGGCAGCCGCTTTACTGGACTTGGCAATTGTTGTTCCATTGACCACTGAAATAATTTTAATGAGTAGCCTATCTGATACTACTGGTACCTGTTGAGCAAAGCATGAATCAGAAAATTCATCAACAGACACATGTAATCCATTTGCACCGGTATGATGTTTGCTTTGTATTCTATGCATTGCTGTGTGCTTCCTTGGTATTTTGAGGCATTTGCACATCACTGGTTGATGCTTAAGGATTTCCAACTCGATGTCTCACTGACAAAGTCAGGGACTTAAGGGGGCATAGCCTCTAAGCGCGTAGGGGCACATCAGGTCGATCCTGACTGGCTTGCAGCCCCCACAGCAGCAAGCTTACCACCAGAGACAACGGCGTGGCAAATCCTTAAGTGCCACTGAGCAAAGTAGCAAATTTTCCTGTTTTTCCTAATTAAGATGGTGTAATATCAAACCATCTTCTATGAAACTAGTTTAAACATCCCACTGTTTTCATTTGGACAAGCACTTAAGTGTGTCCCTCCTTGTTGTATACAAAAGGAACTCCTGCCACCTTCAGATGCCCCTTCCCCCCCAGTGTTAGGTGTCACGATGACAATtctttatctttatctttacccttataaagatctgagttggaAGGCCCAAGCATTTAAACAACTCAGGcaatacatatatatttttaaaattccATAGCAACACATGCATTTAGCTAGTAAGCTTAAATATGTTGAGTTTGCAAATAGTTCTCGAACACAATCTCCGAAACATAATCAGATGAACATTCCTTCTACAGCTGGCATTGTGTGCTCTTCCTGAATCAAAAATTATAAC includes:
- the LOC100844786 gene encoding myosin-11 isoform X1 — translated: MSKLKLALSQDGHGERMEFRFSGLRAVKVPVVSDRLLIKIISVVNGTTIAKSSKAAALNGICQWPKSILVPMWFSQDEVSKEFHERQCKIVVSMGSSKTAVLGEVFLNLTNYLSSSDSTAISLPLKRCNSGTVLQLKIRCLGARSKPSGRLWDELSLRLDDCSPTEDDMGIKSDGSNSMLNKSAQSLSEIHLGSVYQDEAGNGDASFSAPESHQNSNSGDGTTNREVPSPRDNSNEGSLMGRQDSASYASHDYADHGDDSSRSILDTAEETTEDGKKMLERHSGNFKIETETVKNECADKPKQQAEIALELSASYSEQDSLRQEMEELKSSLGEVTAHQTIAGTPKSGGAIVLQNEVIDEVQFLKLSNANLTAQLSKTQEANIELVSILQELEETIEIQRVEMSKVPHMNDVVDHEVSKSDLTVQEAAELARMLSLKEDEITFLREKLDRILNIEKVDGARPDAIYLELEKENDFLKVKIQELENEFSELTEENLKLIYKLKEVNGVGKGEDPCISNSEEMSSVERSTSNVKDLERKCADLELNLLNFRTEFNGLEENFQKSQEELKERTLELSEMREKLFHATELEGLESGSARRDQLGSGEPDDTETDLDLMKHSVLLKEQEIEGLLHSAKEMENIISDIQKEKNQLEEERLAASLKESSMTLKSLDEVREDLIVLTSSLDSHVSANKVLENKISELESSKIGLESHVSKLENENIELSEFISELEAQLTSLTSENESTKLQMDDYRSLIINLKDEVDQQQAEMGSQKLHVSKLEHENVELSEFIFEMEAQLTSLTSEIESTKLQMDDSRSLITNLKDKVEQQQAEMEAQKLHVSKLEDENIELANFISELEAQLTSLTNENESTKLQMDDSRSLITNLKDKVEQQQAEMEAQKLHASKLEHENIELSKLISELEAQLTSMTSENESNKEMDDSGSLITNLKDQVEQQQAEMEAQKLLVSKLEHENIELSKLISELEARLTSLTSENESSKQLDDSGSLVTNLKDQVEQQQAEMEAQKLLVSKLEHENIELSKLISELEAQLTSLTSENEPTKLQMDNSGSLSTNIKDKVEQQQAEMEAQKLHVSKLAHENIELSKLISELEAQLTSLTSENESTKLQMDDSGSLITNLKDKVEQQQAEMEAQKLHLSKLEHENIELSKVISELEAQLTSLTSENESTKLQMDDSGSLVINLNYKVEQQYAEMEAQKLHVSKLEHENIELSRFISELEAQLTSLTSENDSTKLQMDNSRSLITNLKDKVEQQHAEMESQMLELKQKYLESQRRLSEVQEDSEALRRSNSKLQATADSVVEECNSLQTLTADLKMQKLELHGRSTQLEQELDQSKRKMMDFCKTVEFLEAKLSSLQKEITSKEQSLLAELENIFQEHKEHEERITRAHFLLNKIENEKIAEVKNLEREVMSLTAQVSSTDGERGSADLDSIHEVSILRADKANLEDANAQMRHYESQLEDLHKESKTKIKGMADSLNASKQNEGMLTTDVEHMRGLMEAARSNEESLRKTSDELELRYKSSDYEKQQIMEEICGLKIQVNKMTSLQDEVFNLKSSLEQAKFEKGKLEEHLQSLSEECEEVKTQKAMLTDKLSYLQSTLHDAGDENHSKSMQEKLIINQGNDDVANGNGSTPVNEDPDIQSKIQLLETRLAEALEENKLYRAQLQSPTEEGQSSNRDEMDNNGNSKIAQLESELNDMQERLLTVSMQYAEVEAQREELVMELKNANAKKGRWF
- the LOC100844786 gene encoding myosin-11 isoform X2, coding for MDASFSAPESHQNSNSGDGTTNREVPSPRDNSNEGSLMGRQDSASYASHDYADHGDDSSRSILDTAEETTEDGKKMLERHSGNFKIETETVKNECADKPKQQAEIALELSASYSEQDSLRQEMEELKSSLGEVTAHQTIAGTPKSGGAIVLQNEVIDEVQFLKLSNANLTAQLSKTQEANIELVSILQELEETIEIQRVEMSKVPHMNDVVDHEVSKSDLTVQEAAELARMLSLKEDEITFLREKLDRILNIEKVDGARPDAIYLELEKENDFLKVKIQELENEFSELTEENLKLIYKLKEVNGVGKGEDPCISNSEEMSSVERSTSNVKDLERKCADLELNLLNFRTEFNGLEENFQKSQEELKERTLELSEMREKLFHATELEGLESGSARRDQLGSGEPDDTETDLDLMKHSVLLKEQEIEGLLHSAKEMENIISDIQKEKNQLEEERLAASLKESSMTLKSLDEVREDLIVLTSSLDSHVSANKVLENKISELESSKIGLESHVSKLENENIELSEFISELEAQLTSLTSENESTKLQMDDYRSLIINLKDEVDQQQAEMGSQKLHVSKLEHENVELSEFIFEMEAQLTSLTSEIESTKLQMDDSRSLITNLKDKVEQQQAEMEAQKLHVSKLEDENIELANFISELEAQLTSLTNENESTKLQMDDSRSLITNLKDKVEQQQAEMEAQKLHASKLEHENIELSKLISELEAQLTSMTSENESNKEMDDSGSLITNLKDQVEQQQAEMEAQKLLVSKLEHENIELSKLISELEARLTSLTSENESSKQLDDSGSLVTNLKDQVEQQQAEMEAQKLLVSKLEHENIELSKLISELEAQLTSLTSENEPTKLQMDNSGSLSTNIKDKVEQQQAEMEAQKLHVSKLAHENIELSKLISELEAQLTSLTSENESTKLQMDDSGSLITNLKDKVEQQQAEMEAQKLHLSKLEHENIELSKVISELEAQLTSLTSENESTKLQMDDSGSLVINLNYKVEQQYAEMEAQKLHVSKLEHENIELSRFISELEAQLTSLTSENDSTKLQMDNSRSLITNLKDKVEQQHAEMESQMLELKQKYLESQRRLSEVQEDSEALRRSNSKLQATADSVVEECNSLQTLTADLKMQKLELHGRSTQLEQELDQSKRKMMDFCKTVEFLEAKLSSLQKEITSKEQSLLAELENIFQEHKEHEERITRAHFLLNKIENEKIAEVKNLEREVMSLTAQVSSTDGERGSADLDSIHEVSILRADKANLEDANAQMRHYESQLEDLHKESKTKIKGMADSLNASKQNEGMLTTDVEHMRGLMEAARSNEESLRKTSDELELRYKSSDYEKQQIMEEICGLKIQVNKMTSLQDEVFNLKSSLEQAKFEKGKLEEHLQSLSEECEEVKTQKAMLTDKLSYLQSTLHDAGDENHSKSMQEKLIINQGNDDVANGNGSTPVNEDPDIQSKIQLLETRLAEALEENKLYRAQLQSPTEEGQSSNRDEMDNNGNSKIAQLESELNDMQERLLTVSMQYAEVEAQREELVMELKNANAKKGRWF